TTGATGGTGGGGAATCGCCACCTGGGGTATCACCGCTCCCTGAAACGCTATTTCAGCAGTGTGGTACAGCGGGCGGCAAGCCCGCGTTTCGTCGTTTTTGAAGCCTGCCTGTGAACCCTCAGCTCCCGGCTGTCGGCGGCCGGTCGTAGCCGAGCCGGGCCAGGGTGTCTACGATGGTCTGGGTCTGGCTGTCTACCTCAATGTTCACCCTTTGCCCTTGCTCAGCGCTTCCGAACGTGGTGGCGCGCAGGGTTTCCGGGATCAGGTGCACGTTAAACCGGTTCTCCTGAACCTCGCCGATGGTCAGGCTGGCGCCGTTGATGGCGATATAGCCTTTCGGGAACACGTACTTTTGCCACTCTGAAGGAAGTTCGAACCACAACGTTACGTTATTCTCTGGCCGAACGATGTCCACCAGGGTAGCCGTGGTATGAATGTGGCCGCTGAGCAGGTGGCCGCCGATCTCATCGCCAATGCGAGCTGCCCGTTCAAAGTTTACTGTGTCTCCGGGGGATAGCTCCCCAAGTGTGGTCAGGCGCAGGGTTTCCTGCATGGCGTCAAAATAAAGGTGGGTTCCGTCCTGTCGAGTGACCGTCAGGCAGGTTCCGTTAATGGCAACCGACGCCCCGATGGTCACGCCTTCAACCCGTGCCCCTGGAAAGTCGACTACCAGAGTATTCAGGCCCGGTGATGCAATAATCTCGGTGACTTTGGCGATACCCTGAACAATACCGGTAAACATAGTGGTGCTCCTGAACCCTGATGTGATCGAGCAAGGATACCGGTGGCCGGTTCGGTTGCCAAGAAAGCCCGCTGAACAAGCGTCGGCAAACAGGACATTCAAGAAACAGTCGTATTGGCCGATACTTGCAAAAGGAACGAACCGATAAGGTGGCCTCATGGCTGAGCAAACAGCAAAGAACCTGACAGACGATGCCAACGCTCCGGGCGCGGTCCTGAGGCCGGGCCGTGCGGCTGATCCGGTGCCCGACGCTGCGGGGTCTGCCCTGAACTCGGCTCAGCGCACTGCGGCTCTGCAAGCATCAGAGGCGGCGCGGTCGGAGTCTGATCGAACCCCGGAGCCCGCCGAACAGGAGGGGGGTGATGAGCAGGACAACGAGGCGGGGCGCGAGTCACAGGGTGACATAGAGAAAGCGCTGGCGGAATCAAAGCAGCGCAAGCTAAGACTGATGCTGCGCCAGTGTGATCGGGTGCTGCTGATGGATTTCGACCTGTTGTCGATGTCTGACTGGCCAACCAACTATCAGATGGCTGCCGCCCGCCGGAGTCGCGACCTGTGGGTGTTCAGTGCACTGGTGGCCGCCACCATTT
The window above is part of the Marinobacter sp. THAF197a genome. Proteins encoded here:
- a CDS encoding riboflavin synthase subunit alpha; amino-acid sequence: MFTGIVQGIAKVTEIIASPGLNTLVVDFPGARVEGVTIGASVAINGTCLTVTRQDGTHLYFDAMQETLRLTTLGELSPGDTVNFERAARIGDEIGGHLLSGHIHTTATLVDIVRPENNVTLWFELPSEWQKYVFPKGYIAINGASLTIGEVQENRFNVHLIPETLRATTFGSAEQGQRVNIEVDSQTQTIVDTLARLGYDRPPTAGS